One genomic segment of Actinoplanes ianthinogenes includes these proteins:
- a CDS encoding DUF3040 domain-containing protein, producing the protein MLNDYERRALAELERNLNGDSEFASRMAGLAGVPPAPTFPAVPVLCALLFILVPVVMLLFGWPGVLIVLDLFAAAIAVVLIRRQAR; encoded by the coding sequence ATGCTGAACGATTACGAACGCCGTGCCCTGGCCGAGCTGGAACGCAACCTGAACGGCGACTCCGAGTTCGCGTCCCGGATGGCCGGCCTGGCCGGCGTGCCGCCGGCGCCCACGTTCCCGGCCGTACCGGTGCTGTGCGCGCTGCTGTTCATCCTCGTGCCGGTGGTCATGCTCCTGTTCGGCTGGCCGGGCGTGCTGATCGTCCTCGATCTTTTCGCCGCCGCGATCGCGGTCGTGCTGATCCGCCGCCAGGCCCGCTGA
- a CDS encoding M20/M25/M40 family metallo-hydrolase: protein MSSTAVAALHRYTHVESPTGDPRALAELAELLESDAAAAGFGTARETHPTGDHLIWTLPAREVVGAPILFLTHYDTVWPVGTLASMPWTVDGDAIRGPGVYDTKAGIAALLAAVAAVDGPHPEIRVVVVADEEIGSPTATGLVESEARRASVVLGLEPPHPGGDLKTGRRGSTRGRITVTGVEAHAALDPLAGVNAIDELVDQLLRVREIGAGRPVLVNTGTIAGGGRTNVVAGRAHADLGLRFADPEDERVVLGDLAALRPIRPRATVDLRLLSHRPTWQPSAAGDELLARIAAVAAGIGQTLGGGPADGAADTNTTGALGRPTVDGLAPPGGGAHARTEWVSLSGIAERVALLTALLTRRGLSGT from the coding sequence ATGTCGTCTACCGCGGTCGCGGCACTGCATCGCTACACCCATGTCGAGTCGCCCACCGGTGACCCGCGCGCCCTGGCCGAGCTGGCCGAGCTGCTGGAGTCGGACGCCGCCGCGGCCGGTTTCGGCACCGCCCGCGAGACGCATCCCACCGGCGACCACCTGATCTGGACTCTGCCCGCCCGCGAGGTCGTGGGTGCCCCGATCCTCTTCCTCACCCACTACGACACGGTCTGGCCGGTGGGCACGCTGGCTTCGATGCCGTGGACGGTGGACGGCGACGCGATCCGGGGTCCGGGGGTCTACGACACCAAGGCCGGCATCGCGGCCCTGCTCGCCGCGGTCGCGGCGGTCGATGGGCCGCACCCGGAGATCCGGGTGGTCGTGGTCGCCGACGAGGAGATCGGGTCACCGACCGCGACCGGCCTGGTCGAGTCCGAGGCCCGCCGGGCGTCCGTGGTGCTCGGCCTGGAGCCGCCGCACCCGGGCGGCGACCTGAAGACCGGGCGGCGCGGCAGCACCCGGGGCCGGATCACGGTGACCGGGGTGGAGGCACACGCCGCGCTCGACCCGCTGGCCGGCGTGAACGCGATCGACGAGCTCGTCGATCAGCTGCTGCGGGTCCGCGAGATCGGCGCCGGGCGGCCGGTGCTGGTCAACACCGGCACGATCGCGGGCGGCGGCCGGACCAATGTGGTGGCCGGGCGGGCCCACGCCGACCTGGGGTTGCGGTTCGCCGACCCGGAGGACGAGCGGGTGGTCCTCGGCGACCTGGCGGCGCTCCGCCCGATCCGCCCCCGCGCCACCGTCGACCTGCGCCTGCTCTCCCACCGTCCTACCTGGCAGCCGTCCGCCGCCGGCGACGAGTTGCTGGCGCGGATCGCCGCGGTCGCGGCCGGCATCGGGCAGACCCTCGGGGGCGGCCCGGCCGACGGCGCGGCCGACACCAACACGACCGGAGCCCTCGGCCGCCCCACCGTGGACGGACTGGCGCCACCCGGCGGCGGCGCCCACGCCCGCACGGAGTGGGTGTCCCTCTCCGGCATCGCCGAGCGCGTCGCCCTGCTCACCGCCCTGCTGACCCGGCGAGGCCTGTCCGGTACGTGA
- a CDS encoding GNAT family N-acetyltransferase — protein sequence MDVVVRELDGMAEWTAAGSLYREVFGYTDPEWGLNPRLLAALRENGGTVIGALTGAGDLVGFCYGFPGVTGREHYHYSQAAVVAAAAQGAGVGRLLKVAQAAAARRTGARTMRWTFDPYALRNAHFNFAVLGATGIRLLPDFYGEAGTDRVLVSWDLDRAVPHLTDTDPLPGASGRTRIGSDGPGSGPSGGGRRTSVVVAADDRRAAPDPADRAWLRQELLAQFADGRRLVGVVRPGGDPGRAAYLFAIGEDGA from the coding sequence ATGGACGTGGTGGTGCGTGAGCTGGACGGGATGGCCGAGTGGACGGCGGCCGGGTCGCTCTACCGCGAGGTGTTCGGGTACACCGACCCCGAGTGGGGGCTCAACCCGCGCCTGCTGGCCGCCCTCCGGGAGAACGGCGGGACGGTCATCGGGGCGCTCACCGGCGCCGGCGACCTGGTCGGCTTCTGCTATGGCTTCCCCGGGGTCACCGGCCGGGAGCACTACCACTATTCGCAGGCCGCGGTGGTCGCGGCGGCCGCGCAGGGCGCCGGGGTCGGCCGGCTGCTGAAGGTCGCGCAGGCGGCCGCCGCCCGGCGGACCGGCGCCCGGACCATGCGGTGGACCTTCGATCCGTACGCGCTGCGCAACGCCCACTTCAACTTCGCGGTGCTCGGGGCGACCGGGATCCGCCTCCTGCCGGACTTCTACGGCGAGGCGGGCACCGACCGGGTCCTGGTGAGCTGGGACCTGGACCGGGCCGTTCCGCACCTGACCGATACCGATCCGCTGCCCGGCGCTTCCGGCCGTACCCGAATCGGGTCTGACGGGCCCGGCTCCGGACCCTCCGGAGGCGGGCGGCGGACCTCGGTCGTGGTCGCGGCCGACGACCGGCGGGCGGCGCCCGATCCGGCGGACCGAGCCTGGTTGCGGCAGGAGTTGCTGGCCCAGTTCGCGGACGGGCGACGGCTGGTCGGCGTGGTGCGGCCGGGCGGTGATCCGGGGCGGGCGGCCTACCTGTTCGCGATCGGCGAGGATGGGGCGTGA
- a CDS encoding MurR/RpiR family transcriptional regulator: MTSRGTPADRFDRNVQRRSAQVLKQRVLEQQRTAFDQVLAWAADHDAIERAAALIVSARRRYLIGSGKSLSYASLLAADLSAGLSAVHLVDGAALRALEVLSDVRQGDLLVAVSLERYRRETVEVASAYVRHGGDLVLITDAEDAPLTGIATTRIVVGTGSASYANSPTSIALVLHLLATLTIASSKGAGRRLRERDALAAELNLYVGET; encoded by the coding sequence GTGACTTCCCGGGGAACGCCCGCCGACCGCTTCGACCGCAACGTCCAGCGGCGCTCGGCGCAGGTGCTCAAGCAGCGGGTGCTGGAGCAGCAGCGGACCGCGTTCGATCAGGTGCTGGCGTGGGCCGCGGACCACGACGCGATCGAGCGGGCCGCGGCACTGATCGTCTCGGCGCGGCGGCGGTACCTGATCGGGTCCGGCAAGTCGCTGAGTTACGCGTCGCTGCTCGCCGCCGACCTGAGCGCCGGGCTCTCCGCGGTGCATCTGGTCGACGGCGCGGCGCTGCGCGCGCTCGAGGTGCTCAGCGACGTCCGGCAGGGAGACCTGCTGGTCGCGGTCTCGCTGGAGAGGTATCGGCGGGAGACGGTCGAGGTCGCCTCGGCTTACGTACGCCACGGGGGCGACCTGGTCCTGATCACCGACGCCGAGGACGCCCCGCTGACCGGGATCGCCACGACCCGGATCGTGGTGGGGACCGGCAGCGCGTCGTACGCCAACTCGCCCACCTCGATCGCGCTGGTCCTGCACCTGCTCGCGACCCTGACCATCGCCAGTTCCAAAGGCGCCGGGAGGCGCCTGCGCGAGCGTGACGCGCTTGCCGCCGAACTGAACCTCTACGTGGGGGAGACATGA
- the menC gene encoding o-succinylbenzoate synthase yields the protein MIRIRHVDLRRVRLPLVRRFQTSSHAKRELEHILVALTDESGAVGWGEIASPSGPFYSAETVESCWAVARDHLTPLVLGAAWEHPAELAALLGKVRGNHFARAGFDMAAWALWSELQGVSLAAALGGSRSRIEAGVSLGIEPSVDELLAQARLRVSEGYRRIKLKIAPGWDVVPVRAVRSAFPEISVHVDANGAYALDDADVFRELDTLGLLMIEQPFAPRAFVAHAALQEMVETPVCLDESVEEVEDLITALRLKAVRILNIKVSRMGGLTPAVRAHDLARDEGVPVWCGGMHEFGVGRAANVALSSLPGFVLPADVSGSDKYYARDVTTAPVVCESGFVTVPSAPGLGWEPDLAFLEERTVARL from the coding sequence ATGATCCGGATTCGGCACGTCGACCTGCGGCGGGTACGCCTGCCGCTGGTCCGTCGGTTCCAGACCAGCTCGCACGCCAAGCGGGAGCTGGAGCACATCCTGGTGGCGCTCACCGACGAGTCGGGGGCGGTCGGGTGGGGGGAGATCGCCTCGCCGAGCGGGCCGTTCTACTCCGCGGAGACGGTGGAGAGTTGCTGGGCGGTGGCGCGGGATCACCTGACGCCGCTGGTGCTCGGGGCGGCCTGGGAGCATCCGGCGGAGCTGGCGGCGCTGCTCGGGAAGGTGCGGGGGAACCACTTCGCGCGGGCCGGGTTCGACATGGCGGCGTGGGCGTTGTGGTCGGAGCTCCAGGGGGTCTCGCTGGCCGCGGCGCTGGGTGGGAGCCGGTCCCGGATCGAGGCCGGGGTGTCGCTGGGGATCGAGCCGTCGGTCGACGAGTTGCTCGCTCAGGCGCGGTTGCGGGTCTCTGAGGGGTATCGGCGGATCAAGCTGAAGATCGCCCCGGGGTGGGACGTGGTGCCGGTCCGGGCCGTCCGATCCGCATTTCCCGAAATTTCGGTGCATGTCGATGCCAATGGTGCTTACGCGCTCGATGACGCCGATGTTTTCCGGGAGCTGGACACCCTGGGGCTGCTGATGATCGAGCAACCCTTCGCGCCGCGGGCCTTCGTCGCCCACGCCGCGCTCCAGGAGATGGTGGAGACCCCGGTCTGCCTGGACGAGTCGGTCGAGGAGGTGGAGGACCTGATCACCGCGTTGCGGTTGAAGGCCGTCCGGATCCTCAACATCAAGGTGTCCCGGATGGGCGGCCTCACCCCCGCGGTGCGCGCCCACGACCTGGCCCGGGACGAGGGCGTGCCGGTGTGGTGCGGCGGCATGCACGAGTTCGGCGTCGGCCGCGCGGCGAACGTGGCGCTCAGCTCGCTGCCCGGGTTCGTCCTGCCGGCCGACGTCTCCGGCTCGGACAAGTACTACGCCCGGGACGTCACCACCGCGCCGGTGGTCTGCGAGTCCGGCTTCGTCACGGTGCCGTCGGCGCCCGGCCTGGGGTGGGAGCCGGACCTGGCGTTCCTGGAGGAGCGCACGGTCGCCCGGCTCTGA